Proteins encoded within one genomic window of Streptomyces sp. NBC_00523:
- a CDS encoding DUF4267 domain-containing protein produces MGLVIGVLLVTGHRRALGLVLLMEAVAPFGDMVNVLAHDGPLSAAFGIHGLTSAFIAVTGLLTLRETGRARPAPAPRPA; encoded by the coding sequence ATGGGCCTGGTTATCGGTGTCCTGCTGGTCACGGGCCACCGCCGCGCCCTGGGCCTGGTGCTGCTGATGGAGGCCGTCGCCCCGTTCGGCGACATGGTCAACGTGCTGGCCCATGACGGACCGCTCTCCGCCGCGTTCGGCATCCACGGTCTGACCAGCGCGTTCATCGCGGTCACCGGACTGCTGACGCTGCGCGAGACCGGCCGGGCGCGCCCGGCCCCGGCGCCGCGGCCCGCCTGA
- a CDS encoding GNAT family N-acetyltransferase, with the protein MAATHPLPVTLTGRHVRVEPLAPAHLDDLFAAGGGDEEVWRWLGGPVPRTREDMEAALAAMLANTSYVPFAVVHLATGRAIGWTSFLDIDAAHERLEIGSTWYGRAYWRSAVNTETKLLLLGHAFEDLGMGRVQLKTDHLNERSQKAIARLGARHEGVLRRHRRRPDGSWRDTVYFSLLADEWPEAKARLAARL; encoded by the coding sequence ATGGCCGCCACGCACCCCCTCCCCGTGACCCTGACCGGTCGCCATGTCCGCGTCGAACCGCTCGCCCCGGCCCACCTGGACGACCTCTTCGCCGCGGGCGGGGGCGACGAGGAGGTCTGGCGCTGGCTCGGCGGCCCGGTGCCCCGCACCCGGGAGGACATGGAGGCCGCGCTCGCCGCGATGCTCGCCAACACCTCGTACGTCCCCTTCGCCGTCGTCCACCTGGCCACCGGACGGGCCATCGGCTGGACGTCCTTCCTGGACATCGACGCGGCGCACGAGCGCCTGGAGATCGGCTCGACCTGGTACGGCCGCGCGTACTGGCGCTCCGCGGTGAACACGGAGACCAAGCTGCTCCTGCTCGGCCACGCCTTCGAGGATCTGGGCATGGGCCGCGTCCAGTTGAAGACCGACCACCTCAACGAGCGCTCCCAGAAGGCGATCGCCCGCCTCGGCGCCCGCCATGAGGGCGTCCTGCGCCGCCACCGCCGCCGCCCGGACGGGAGTTGGCGCGACACGGTGTACTTCTCGCTGCTCGCGGACGAGTGGCCGGAGGCGAAGGCCCGCCTCGCGGCGCGGCTCTGA
- a CDS encoding peptidoglycan recognition protein family protein — translation MWPHRIWLGAAVLPLALLVPRDAPVPHILAEPPAAPRSTRAVAAAQPVIVSRTAWHADESIVRERAAYTGAVRAVFVHHTGETNDYDCAEAPELIRNVEEAHIKGRGWDDIGYNFLVDRCGTIYEGRAGGITRSVRGAHTTGFNADSVGIAVLGDYRDGEKVPAPVVRALATLAAWKLRPGEDPRGKVRLRSTNDASRYPKGDVAVLNVISGHRDTYQTSCPGQALYDELPEIRSMAAAMRAAAGREGEADTEDAGNTH, via the coding sequence CTGGTGCCGCGGGACGCCCCGGTGCCCCACATCCTGGCCGAGCCGCCCGCCGCCCCCCGTAGTACCCGGGCGGTGGCCGCGGCGCAGCCCGTGATCGTCAGCCGGACGGCCTGGCACGCGGACGAGTCCATCGTCCGGGAACGCGCCGCCTACACGGGCGCCGTCCGCGCGGTCTTCGTCCACCACACGGGCGAGACCAACGACTACGACTGCGCCGAGGCGCCCGAGCTGATCCGGAACGTCGAGGAGGCCCACATCAAGGGCCGGGGCTGGGACGACATCGGCTACAACTTCCTGGTCGACCGGTGCGGCACGATCTACGAGGGCCGGGCCGGAGGCATCACGCGCTCGGTGCGCGGCGCCCACACCACCGGCTTCAACGCGGACAGCGTGGGCATCGCGGTGCTGGGCGACTACCGCGACGGCGAGAAGGTCCCGGCCCCGGTCGTGCGGGCCCTGGCGACCCTCGCGGCGTGGAAGCTGCGCCCCGGCGAGGACCCGCGCGGCAAGGTGAGGCTGCGCTCGACCAACGACGCGAGCCGCTACCCCAAGGGCGACGTGGCCGTGCTGAACGTCATCTCCGGCCACCGCGACACCTACCAGACGAGCTGCCCCGGCCAGGCGCTGTACGACGAGCTGCCCGAGATCCGGTCGATGGCGGCGGCCATGCGCGCGGCGGCCGGGCGCGAGGGTGAGGCGGACACGGAGGATGCGGGAAATACGCACTAG